The Deltaproteobacteria bacterium genome has a segment encoding these proteins:
- a CDS encoding amidohydrolase family protein, whose amino-acid sequence MIVIDADAHVEESPATFADAYLDPAFRKRRPQVVNSEGRLYWRVEDQIYPRLFGRGCHNMGTPAHYEGQRSFYTASKPESIESIEISSPDARLKDMADEDLGVQVIYPSFFLVHPLVDDPNLGAALCGSYNRWLADTTSSTDQLHWTAVVDLHNIPASVAQVREAKRLGAVAVMILGTVGERTLDHPSLFPFYEALAQEDLTLAVHVGWSCPPLSNMYDHLYPGTIIPFLVPLLMGFTAMITGGVLDRFPTLRVAFLEAGCLWVHFLMDRLEHRFGFTTRFGKSIPEAAPRAAVSPAEYMSRGNLFLSTEVEDPLLPQVLDLVGEDRIVFGSDMPHGDRDRFAVRAFRERRDVSESAKDKILNANPKRLYGI is encoded by the coding sequence ATGATCGTAATCGATGCCGACGCCCACGTGGAAGAGTCTCCGGCCACTTTCGCCGACGCCTACCTGGACCCCGCCTTCCGCAAGCGCCGGCCGCAGGTGGTCAACTCCGAGGGGCGGCTCTACTGGCGCGTCGAGGACCAGATCTACCCGCGCCTGTTCGGCCGCGGCTGCCACAACATGGGGACGCCGGCACACTACGAGGGGCAACGCTCCTTCTATACCGCATCCAAGCCGGAAAGCATCGAGAGCATCGAGATCAGCAGCCCGGACGCGCGCCTCAAGGACATGGCCGACGAGGACCTGGGCGTGCAGGTCATCTACCCGAGTTTCTTCCTGGTCCATCCGCTGGTGGACGATCCCAATCTCGGCGCGGCCCTGTGCGGCTCCTACAACCGCTGGCTGGCGGACACCACGAGTTCCACGGACCAGCTCCACTGGACCGCGGTGGTGGACCTTCACAACATCCCGGCCTCGGTGGCGCAGGTGCGCGAAGCCAAGCGGCTGGGAGCGGTGGCGGTGATGATCCTCGGCACCGTGGGCGAGCGCACTCTGGACCACCCGAGCCTCTTCCCGTTCTACGAGGCGCTGGCGCAGGAGGACCTGACGCTGGCGGTCCACGTGGGGTGGTCGTGCCCGCCCCTGAGCAACATGTACGACCACCTCTACCCCGGCACCATCATCCCGTTCCTGGTGCCGCTGCTCATGGGCTTCACCGCCATGATCACCGGCGGGGTGCTGGACCGTTTCCCGACGCTGCGGGTGGCGTTCCTGGAGGCCGGCTGCCTCTGGGTCCACTTCCTCATGGACCGGCTGGAGCACCGCTTCGGCTTCACCACGCGATTCGGCAAGTCCATTCCCGAGGCCGCGCCCCGGGCCGCCGTGTCCCCCGCGGAGTACATGAGCCGGGGCAACCTGTTCCTCAGCACCGAGGTGGAGGACCCGCTGCTGCCGCAGGTGCTCGACCTGGTGGGCGAGGACCGCATCGTCTTCGGCTCGGACATGCCCCACGGCGACCGCGACCGCTTCGCGGTGCGGGCGTTCCGGGAACGGCGGGACGTGAGCGAATCCGCCAAGGACAAGATCCTCAACGCGAATCCGAAGCGGCTGTACGGGATCTGA